The Mycobacterium riyadhense sequence GACTGAGCTACAGCGTGACCTCGTCGAGTTTGCCGGTGGCGACGTCGAAAACGAACCCGCGCAATGACACGTGCTTGGTCACGAACGGACTGTTCTCAATGCGGCGTAACGACTGCCGGACGTCCTCGGCGGGGTCCGGGAAGGCCTCGGCCGCCCAGGGTGGCTTGACCCCGATCTCGTTCTGAATGTCTCGCTTGAAGTCGTCGTCGGTGAAGGTCAGCATCCCGCAGTCGGTGTGGTGAATCAGGATGATCTCGCGAGTCCCCAGCAGCCGCTGGCTGATGGCCAGCGAGCGAATGGCATCGTCGGTGACGACTCCGCCGGCGTTGCGGATGACATGCGACTCCCCCTCGTTGATCCCGAGCACCCGGTAGACATCGATGCGGGCATCCATGCAAGCCAAGACGGCGACGTGTTTGCTCGGCGGCAGGGGCAACGGTCCTTTGAAGGTGCTCGCGTATTTGGCGTTGTTGGCCAGGTAGTCGTCGGTAACCGTCACGCAAGTCTCCTCGGGGTTCGCGGTATGGAATTTGCTGCGCCGATCAAATGCCAGACAGAAGCCGCCGTGGATCGTAGCAACCGGCTAGCAGGATTTCACTGGTGCGGATCAGCCAGATCGGAATGCTTCCTAGCCGGGCGCGCCAGGCGAACCGTCCGGGCGCCACGCCGTCCCTCGGCTCGCTACCCTGTCCCAATGCGGCACGGTGGTCGGGCATGACACGCTTTCTCGCGCGCCGGTTGCTCAACTACCTCATCCTGTTGGCGCTCGCGTCGTTCCTGACTTATTGCCTGACCTCGCTGGCCTTCTCGCCGCTGGAAAGCCTGATGCAGCGCAGCCCGCGTCCACCGCAAGCCGTAATCGACGCCAAAGCCCACGATCTCGGCCTGGACAAGCCCATCCCGATTCGCTATGCCAACTGGGTTTCGCACGCGGCGCGCGGCGATTTCGGAACCACCATCACCGGCCAACCCGTCTCCGCCGAACTAGGGCGCCGCATCGGGGTAAGCCTGCGGCTACTCGTCGTTGGATCTGTGGTCGGCACCGTGCTCGGCGTCGTGGTCGGGGCGTGGGGCGCCATCCGCCAATACCGGTTCAGTGACCGCGTCGTCACCATGCTGGCGTTGCTGGTGTTGAGCACGCCAACGTTCGTGGTGGCCAACCTATTGATTTTGGGCGCGCTGCGGGTCAACTGGGCGGTAGGCCTTCAGCTGTTTGACTACACCGGGGAAACCTCACCGGGCGTGACCGGCGGAACGTGGCGAGTCTGGGGCGACCGTTTGCAGCATTTGGTGCTGCCCTCGCTCACGCTGGCGCTCGGCGCTGCCGCCGGCTTCAGCCGCTATCAGCGCAACGCGATGCTCGACGTGCTCGGCCAGGATTTCATCCGCACCGCCCGCGCCAAGGGACTGACGCGGCGGCGCGCGCTGCTCAAGCACGGACTGCGCACCGCGCTGATACCGATGGCGACGCTATTCGCCTACGGGGTCGCCGGACTTGTCACCGGAGCGGTTTTCGTCGAGAAGATTTTCGGCTGGCACGGCATGGGTGAGTGGATGATCCGGGGCATTTCGACCCAAGACACCAACATCGTCGCGGCGATCACCGTGTTTTCCGGCGCGGTCGTCTTGCTGGCCGGCTTGTTGTCCGACGTCATCTACGCCGCACTGGACCCGAGGGTGCGGGTGTCATGACGGTGGCCGATCAACCCGTGGCCGATCTAACGGGGGCAACGGAATTCGCCTCACGCCGCACCCTGGTGCTGCGCCGGTTCCTGCGCAACAGGTCGGCCGTGGTGTCACTGACGCTGCTGGTGCTGCTGTTCATCGGCTGCTATGCGCTACCCCCGCTGCTGCCCTACTCATACCAGGATCTGGATTTCGACGCGTTGCTGCAGCCGCCGAACACCCATCACTGGCTGGGCACCAACGCGCTGGGCCAAGACCTGCTGGCGCAGATCTTGCGGGGCATGCAGAAGTCGATGCTGATCGGGGTCTGCGTGGCGGTGATCTCCACCGGAATCGCGGCGACCGTCGGGGCGATCTCGGGTTATTTCGGTGGCTGGCGGGACCGGGCGCTGATGTGGGTGGTCGATCTGCTGCTGGTGGTCCCCAGCTTTATCTTGATCGCCATCGTCACGCCGCGCACCAAGAACTCGGCCAACATCATGTTCCTGGTGTTGCTGCTGGCCGGCTTCGGCTGGATGATCAGCTCCCGCATGGTGCGCGGCATGACTATGAGCCTGCGCGAACGCGAATTCATCCAGGCCGCAAGGTATATGGGTGTCTCCAGCCGCCAAATCATCGTCGGCCACGTGGTACCGAATGTGGCATCCATCCTCATCATCGACGCCGCCCTGAACGTCGCCTCCGCAATTCTCGCCGAAACCGGCTTGAGCTTCCTCGGTTTCGGCATTCAGCTTCCGGATGTGTCGCTGGGCACCTTAATCGCCGACGGCACCCAATCCGCGACCACCTTCCCTTGGGTGTTTCTGTTCCCGGCCGGTGTTTTGGTGCTGATTCTGGTGTGCGCCAACCGGACCGGCGACGGCCTGCGCGACGCCCTGGACCCGGGCAGCAGAACGCTGCGGAAGGCTGCCCGATGAGTCCGCTGCTGGAGGTCTGCGACCTGGCCGTCACGTTCCCCACCGACCGTGATCCGGTGACCGCGGTGCGCGGCATCAGCTACCGCGTCGAGCCCGGCGAAGTGGTGGCAATGGTCGGCGAATCAGGATCGGGCAAGTCCGCGGCCGCGATGGCCGTGGTCGGCCTGCTACCGGAGTACGCCGAGGTGGGCGGCTCGGTCCGGTTGCAGGGCACCGAACTACTGGGACTTGGCGACGACGCAATGTCGCGGTTCCGCGGCAAGGCGATCGGTACGGTGTTTCAGGATCCGATGTCTGCGCTGACCCCCGTCTACACCGTCGGTGACCAGATCGCCGAGGCGATCGAGGTGCATCAGCCCCGTGTCGGCAAGAGGGCGGCTCGCCAGCGTGCGGTGGAATTGCTTGAGCTCGTTGGTATCTCACAGCCAGCGCAGCGCGCCCGCGCGTTTCCGCACGAGCTGTCCGGGGGCGAACGGCAACGTGTCGTCATCGCGATCGCGATCGCCAACGATCCCGACTTGCTGATCTGCGACGAACCCACCACCGCACTGGACGTCACCGTGCAGGCCCAGATCCTCGAGGTGCTCAAGAAGGCGCGCGACGTCACCGGTGCGGGCGTCCTGATCATTACCCACGACCTGGGAGTGGTCGCCGAATTCGCTGACCGTGCACTGGTAATGTACGCCGGCCGGGTCATCGAGTCGGCCGGTGTGACTGACCTTTACCGTGATCGCAAAATGCCCTACACCGTAGGGCTGTTGGGCTCGGTCCCCCGCCTGGACGCCGCACAGGGTACCCGGCTGGTTCCCATCCCCGGGGCGCCTCCGTCGCTGGCCGGCCTCGATCCCGGCTGCCCGTTCGCGCCGCGGTGCCCCCTGGTCATCGACGAATGCCTTGCGGCCGAGCCGCCTTTGATCGAGGTCGGGGAGCAACATCGGGCTGCCTGCATCCGCACCGACCAGGTCGCCGGGCGCAGCGCCGCAGACATCTACGGGGTCAACACCAAAACCGGCGCGCCCGAGCCCGGTGGCTCCACCATCGTCGTGCGGGTGCGTGATCTGGTCAAGACCTACCCGCTGACCAAGGGCGTGGTGTTGCGCCGAGTCATCGGCGAGGTCCGCGCAGTCGACGGTGTGAATTTCGAGCTACAGCAAGGCCGCACGTTGGGGATCGTCGGCGAATCCGGCTCCGGCAAGTCGACCACCTTGCACCAGATCTTGGAACTGGTTGCGCCACAATCGGGATCGATCGAGGTTCTCGGCACCGATGTCGCCATGTTGAGTGCCGCGAGCCGGCGATCGCTGCGGCGCGACATTCAGGTTGTTTTCCAGGATCCGGTGGCCTCTTTGGACCCGCGACTGCCCGTCTTCGACCTGGTGGCTGAACCGTTGCAAGCCAACGGGTTCAGCAGGAGCGACATCCACGCGCGGGTCGCCGAGCTACTCGACATCGTGGGACTGCGCCGCGCCGATGCCAGTCGCTATCCCGCCGAGTTCTCCGGCGGCCAGAAGCAGCGTATCGGCATCGCACGAGCGCTGGCTTTGCAGCCCAAAATCCTTGCTCTCGATGAACCGGTGTCCGCGCTTGACGTCTCTATCCAGGCCGGCATCATCAACCTGTTGCTCGATCTGCAAGAGCGGTTCGGCCTGTCGTATCTGTTTGTTTCCCACGATCTTTCGGTGGTTAGACACCTCGCCCACCAGGTTGTGGTGATGTTCAAAGGCACCATTGTCGAGCAGGGCAACAGCCAGGAGGTCTTCAGCCATCCGAAGCACGAGTACACCCAGCGCCTGTTGGGCGCGGTGCCGCAACCGGATCCGAGGCGACGTGGCTAGCCGGCGCGGCGGACGGGTTGCGGCGGCACTGCTCGTCGCAGCGATCGTGCTGTCCGGATGCTCCGCAGCCTCCCAGCTGGCTGTGCCGGCCGCCGGAAACACCGTTCTGGGCGCCACCAGCGACATCAACCCGCAGAATCCCGCCACCCTGCGCGACGGCGGCAACCTGCGGCTCTCACTCGCCGATTTCCCGGCCAACTTCAACATCTTGCACATCGACGGCAATGAGGCTGGTGTCGCGGCGATGATGAAAGCCACCTTGCCGAGCGCGTTCATTATCGGGCCGGACGGCTCGACGACGGTCAACACCGACTACTTCACCAGCATCGAACTCACCAGTACCGAGCCTCAAGTGATCACCTACACCATCAACC is a genomic window containing:
- a CDS encoding beta-class carbonic anhydrase, with the protein product MTVTDDYLANNAKYASTFKGPLPLPPSKHVAVLACMDARIDVYRVLGINEGESHVIRNAGGVVTDDAIRSLAISQRLLGTREIILIHHTDCGMLTFTDDDFKRDIQNEIGVKPPWAAEAFPDPAEDVRQSLRRIENSPFVTKHVSLRGFVFDVATGKLDEVTL
- a CDS encoding ABC transporter permease; this encodes MTRFLARRLLNYLILLALASFLTYCLTSLAFSPLESLMQRSPRPPQAVIDAKAHDLGLDKPIPIRYANWVSHAARGDFGTTITGQPVSAELGRRIGVSLRLLVVGSVVGTVLGVVVGAWGAIRQYRFSDRVVTMLALLVLSTPTFVVANLLILGALRVNWAVGLQLFDYTGETSPGVTGGTWRVWGDRLQHLVLPSLTLALGAAAGFSRYQRNAMLDVLGQDFIRTARAKGLTRRRALLKHGLRTALIPMATLFAYGVAGLVTGAVFVEKIFGWHGMGEWMIRGISTQDTNIVAAITVFSGAVVLLAGLLSDVIYAALDPRVRVS
- a CDS encoding ABC transporter permease; this translates as MTVADQPVADLTGATEFASRRTLVLRRFLRNRSAVVSLTLLVLLFIGCYALPPLLPYSYQDLDFDALLQPPNTHHWLGTNALGQDLLAQILRGMQKSMLIGVCVAVISTGIAATVGAISGYFGGWRDRALMWVVDLLLVVPSFILIAIVTPRTKNSANIMFLVLLLAGFGWMISSRMVRGMTMSLREREFIQAARYMGVSSRQIIVGHVVPNVASILIIDAALNVASAILAETGLSFLGFGIQLPDVSLGTLIADGTQSATTFPWVFLFPAGVLVLILVCANRTGDGLRDALDPGSRTLRKAAR
- a CDS encoding ABC transporter ATP-binding protein, giving the protein MSPLLEVCDLAVTFPTDRDPVTAVRGISYRVEPGEVVAMVGESGSGKSAAAMAVVGLLPEYAEVGGSVRLQGTELLGLGDDAMSRFRGKAIGTVFQDPMSALTPVYTVGDQIAEAIEVHQPRVGKRAARQRAVELLELVGISQPAQRARAFPHELSGGERQRVVIAIAIANDPDLLICDEPTTALDVTVQAQILEVLKKARDVTGAGVLIITHDLGVVAEFADRALVMYAGRVIESAGVTDLYRDRKMPYTVGLLGSVPRLDAAQGTRLVPIPGAPPSLAGLDPGCPFAPRCPLVIDECLAAEPPLIEVGEQHRAACIRTDQVAGRSAADIYGVNTKTGAPEPGGSTIVVRVRDLVKTYPLTKGVVLRRVIGEVRAVDGVNFELQQGRTLGIVGESGSGKSTTLHQILELVAPQSGSIEVLGTDVAMLSAASRRSLRRDIQVVFQDPVASLDPRLPVFDLVAEPLQANGFSRSDIHARVAELLDIVGLRRADASRYPAEFSGGQKQRIGIARALALQPKILALDEPVSALDVSIQAGIINLLLDLQERFGLSYLFVSHDLSVVRHLAHQVVVMFKGTIVEQGNSQEVFSHPKHEYTQRLLGAVPQPDPRRRG